One region of Oxobacter pfennigii genomic DNA includes:
- a CDS encoding transposase, with product MNRYYEEEFKNKIVRLHLEEGRTLKSLSEEYGVSKSGISIWIKAYREECSTNHELKE from the coding sequence ATGAATAGGTATTATGAAGAAGAATTCAAAAACAAAATTGTTCGCCTTCATCTTGAAGAAGGACGTACTTTAAAAAGCTTATCTGAGGAATATGGAGTTTCTAAATCAGGTATTTCAATATGGATAAAAGCTTATCGTGAAGAATGCTCAACAAACCATGAATTAAAAGAAG